The Homalodisca vitripennis isolate AUS2020 unplaced genomic scaffold, UT_GWSS_2.1 ScUCBcl_8837;HRSCAF=17111, whole genome shotgun sequence region GTGAAAACGAGTGATATTgtggtggcctttaaaaaggccgttTGTGGGAGCCGGGCGGGCGGCTTTGTGTCGCGCGTTGGCGGGCGACTTAGGCCTTCTTCTCGGTCTTCTTGGGCAGGAGCACGGCCTGGATGTTGGGCAGTACACCTCCCTGGGCGATGGTGACACCGGACAGGAGCTTGTTCAGCTCCTCGTCATTCCTGATGGCCAGCTGAAGGTGACGGGGAATGATCCTGGTCTTCTTGTTGTCACGGGCCGCGTTACCGGCCAACTCGAGAACCTCGGCGGCGAGATACTCCATGACGGCGGCCAGGTAGACCGGAGCTCCGGCACCCACTCGCTCGGCGTAGTTGCCCTTGCGGAGCAGACGGTGGATCCTGC contains the following coding sequences:
- the LOC124374512 gene encoding histone H2A, translating into MSGRGKGGKVKGKAKSRSSRAGLQFPVGRIHRLLRKGNYAERVGAGAPVYLAAVMEYLAAEVLELAGNAARDNKKTRIIPRHLQLAIRNDEELNKLLSGVTIAQGGVLPNIQAVLLPKKTEKKA